The Amycolatopsis viridis genome window below encodes:
- a CDS encoding SRPBCC family protein: MRLDHEFTVPAPPAEVWKAVTDPERVAPCMPGATLTKVEGETFTGTVKVKLGPISLLYKGSGEYLETDEQARKIVIKASGKDSRGAGTAAATVTVTLSENDGGTKGTVATDLNVTGRPAQFGRGMISEVGGKILDQFAANLADRLGTAESPAAEEKPAESGVTTEPAPEKPKLESVKPQPHEAEAIDLFEYAGSSLTKRLAPILAGVAAALGVVAIVRLLRRR; the protein is encoded by the coding sequence GTGCGGCTCGACCATGAATTCACCGTTCCGGCCCCGCCTGCCGAGGTGTGGAAGGCGGTCACCGATCCGGAACGCGTTGCGCCCTGCATGCCCGGTGCCACCCTGACGAAGGTCGAGGGCGAGACGTTCACCGGGACGGTCAAGGTGAAGCTGGGCCCGATCTCCCTGCTGTACAAGGGTTCCGGCGAGTACCTGGAGACCGACGAACAGGCTCGCAAGATCGTGATCAAGGCGTCGGGCAAGGACTCCCGCGGAGCGGGCACGGCGGCCGCGACGGTCACGGTGACGTTGTCGGAGAACGACGGTGGCACGAAGGGCACCGTGGCCACCGATCTGAACGTCACGGGCCGGCCGGCGCAGTTCGGCCGCGGCATGATCTCCGAGGTCGGTGGCAAGATCCTGGACCAGTTCGCGGCGAACCTGGCGGACCGGCTCGGTACCGCGGAGAGCCCGGCCGCGGAGGAGAAGCCGGCCGAATCCGGGGTGACCACCGAGCCGGCGCCGGAGAAGCCCAAGCTCGAGTCGGTGAAGCCCCAGCCCCACGAAGCCGAGGCGATCGACCTCTTCGAGTACGCCGGGAGCTCCCTGACCAAACGCCTCGCGCCGATCCTCGCCGGGGTCGCCGCGGCGCTCGGAGTGGTCGCGATCGTCCGCCTGCTCCGCCGCCGCTGA